The following proteins are encoded in a genomic region of Cryptomeria japonica chromosome 11, Sugi_1.0, whole genome shotgun sequence:
- the LOC131048729 gene encoding pentatricopeptide repeat-containing protein At1g11290, chloroplastic-like: MYAKCGDIEFARQVFDRILVRDVVTWNAMISGCVRNGKAREALVLFDQMQQLEMKPNPVTIASVLQACSHMGNFEKGRQIHEYVTQGGLEFNDFVGNSLIDMYAKCKKVEIARQVFDKMPTRTVVSWSAIIAAYAPNGQDKEALELFAQMQLADVTPNSVTMVSVLQACAHLGDLEQGKQIHDYIIQSGLKLDIFVENSLIAMYAKCGNSELASQLFEYMSKSDLVSWNAMIAGYAETGRANEASAIFNQMQQAGVAPDSITVVSLLQACAREGNLQQGKWIHYYIILNRFDSEIFVLNSLIDMYAKCGVVENARQVFDKMSKENLVTWNAMIAGYVQNGHAKEALMLFGQMKQTNIEPDSVTMVSLLPACAHLGFLNQGKWFRDYIVQNGFEMNLPIGNSLIDMYAKCGSIVAVRKLFHRMLQRDVVLWSAMICGYGMHGHVEDALELFHKMQQTGTKPNHITFVGVLSACSHAGLLEEGWKYFDCMVQEYCITPSMEHYSCTVDLLGRCGNLVEAECFIKNMTFKLGPSVWGALLNACRIHGNIKLGELAAECLFVLEPKNDSSYILLSNIYAAAGMWDDVDKLRTTMQCRGLKKRPACSLIEVDNNIHAFLAADSLHPQNEEINKMLKMLIMESSGCVPNINFVLYNVD, translated from the coding sequence ATGTATGCGAAGTGTGGAGACATAGAATTTGCACGCCAAGTGTTTGACAGAATACTTGTGAGAGATGTTGttacatggaatgcaatgatttctGGGTGTGTTCGGAATGGAAAGGCTCGTGAAGCCTTGGTTCTCTTTGATCAAATGCAACAGTTAGAGATGAAGCCTAACCCAGTTACTATTGCAAGTGTACTCCAGGCATGTTCCCATATGGGAAATTTCGAAAAGGGCCGGCAGATCCATGAATATGTAACTCAAGGTGGGCTAGAGTTCAATGATTTTGTAGGGAACTCCTTGATAGATATGTATGCCAAATGCAAGAAGGTCGAGATTGCACGGCAAGTGTTTGACAAGATGCCCACAAGAACGGTGGTTTCATGGAGTGCAATTATTGCTGCATATGCGCCGAATGGGCAAGACAAGGAAGCTTTGGAACTCTTTGCTCAGATGCAACTAGCTGATGTCACACCTAATTCTGTCACTATGGTCAGCGTGCTCCAGGCATGTGCCCATTTAGGAGATTTGGAGCAAGGGAAGCAAATCCATGATTATATAAtccaaagtggattgaagttggacATTTTTGTGGAGAATTCCCTTATTGCCATGTATGCTAAATGTGGGAATTCGGAGCTTGCAAGTCAGTTGTTTGAGTACATGTCTAAAAGCGATCTGGTttcatggaatgctatgattgctgGGTATGCTGAGACTGGACGTGCCAATGAGGCTTCAGCAATTTTTAATCAAATGCAGCAGGCAGGTGTAGCTCCTGATTCCATCACTGTGGTGAGTCTGCTTCAGGCATGTGCCCGTGAAGGCAATTTGCAACAGGGCAAGTGGATTCATTATTATATAATTCTAAATAGATTTGACTCTGAGAtttttgtattaaattcattgatcgACATGTATGCAAAGTGCGGGGTCGTTGAGAATGCACGTCAGGTTTTTGACAAAATGTCGAAAGAAAATTTAGtaacatggaatgcaatgattgctggatatgttCAGAATGGACATGCCAAAGAAGCTTTGATGCTTTTTGGTCAAATGAAACAAACAAACATTGAACCTGATTCAGTGACAATGGTGAGTCTACTCCCAGCATGTGCTCACTTAGGGTTCCTGAATCAAGGGAAGTGGTTCCGTGATTATATAGTTCAAAACGGATTTGAGATGAATCTTCCTATTGGGAATTCCTTGATTGACATGTATGCCAAATGTGGGAGCATAGTTGCCGTACGAAAATTGTTTCATAGAATGTTGCAGAGAGATGTGGTCTTATGGAGTGCGATGATTTGTGGGTATGGTATGCATGGACACGTCGAAGATGCTCTTGAACTATTTCATAAAATGCAACAGACAGGCACAAAGCCAAACCACATCACCTTTGTTGGTGTTTTGTCTGCATGTAGTCATGCAGGTTTGTTGGAGGAGGGATGGAagtattttgattgcatggttcaAGAATACTGTATCACACCTAGCATGGAACACTATTCCTGCACGGTTGATCTTCTTGGGCGCTGTGGAAATCTTGTCGAGGCAGAATGCTTTATCAAAAACATGACTTTTAAACTAGGTCCAAGTGTGTGGGGGGCCTTGCTTAATGCCTGCAGGATCCATGGCAATATTAAGCTAGGAGAACTTGCAGCAGAATGCCTTTTCGTCTTAGAGCCTAAAAATGATAGTTCTTATATTCTATTATCAAACATTTATGCAGCAGCTGGAATGTGGGATGATGTAGATAAGTTGAGAACGACAATGCAATGCAGGGGCTTGAAAAAGAGACCAGCGTGCAGTTTAATTGAGGTAGACAATAATATTCATGCATTCCTTGCAGCAGACAGTTTGCATCCTCAAAATGAAGAGATTAATAAAATGTTAAAGATGTTGATAATGGAGTCATCAGGATGTGTCCCTAATATCAACTTTGTGCTGTATAATGTAGACTAG